The DNA window CATTACGACCGACGCCGCTATCGACGCGAAGGTTCTCCGAGTCGCGCTGCAGGAAGCGGTCGCGCAAAGTTTCAATCGCATAACGGTGGACGGGGACATGAGCACCAACGACACGGTCCTCGTTCTGGCGAACGGACTGGCAAACAACGCACGACTTGGGACTCAGGACTCAAGACTCAAGACTTTTCAATCCGGCCTCAACCACGTCTGCCTCGAACTTGCGAAGATGATCGTGCGCGACGGCGAAGGCGTCTCTCGTTTCGTCACGGTCCGCGTCGCCGGAGCCAAATCCTTCGCCGACGCCGACGCTGCCGCTCGCGCCGTGGCCAACAGCGCCCTGGTCAAGACGAGTTGGAACGGCGGTGACCCGAACTGGGGACGCATCATTGACGCGCTCGGATACTCGCCCGCGAAAGTCGTCGAAGAGAAGGTGGACGTCGGCTACAGCGCGCCGGAAAGCCGGAAGATTCTCTGGAGCCTCAAGCGCGGCCAGCCGACGAGCGCGAGTTTCAAAAGTCTCTGCGCCGCCGTCACGCCGAAGGAATTTGATCTCCACATCAATCTGAATCTCGGCAAACATGGCGCCATGATCTATGCCGCCGACCTGACCGAGGAATATGTGGACTTCAACAAGGGCGACGTGAGCGATCCGGCGTCGCTCGGCGGATAGAGGAAGTCGCGTCTTCGAATAAGACCTGAACTGCATGCACGACCTCATCACCAAAGCCACGACATTGCTCGAGGCATTGCCTTACATTCAACGATTCAGCGGCGCGACGTTTGTTGTGAAATACGGCGGCAGTTTCATGGATTCGCCTGATCCGAACATTCGCAACGGTGTCGCAAGCGACATCGTGTTTCTCGAAGCGGTCGAGATCAACCCGGTCGTGGTCCACGGCGGCGGCAAAGCCATCACCCGCGCGATGGAAGCCGCCGGCTTGAAAGCCAGCTTTATCCAGGGCCAGCGCGTCACGGATGAAGGGGCCGTGA is part of the Candidatus Angelobacter sp. genome and encodes:
- a CDS encoding bifunctional ornithine acetyltransferase/N-acetylglutamate synthase, yielding ITTDAAIDAKVLRVALQEAVAQSFNRITVDGDMSTNDTVLVLANGLANNARLGTQDSRLKTFQSGLNHVCLELAKMIVRDGEGVSRFVTVRVAGAKSFADADAAARAVANSALVKTSWNGGDPNWGRIIDALGYSPAKVVEEKVDVGYSAPESRKILWSLKRGQPTSASFKSLCAAVTPKEFDLHINLNLGKHGAMIYAADLTEEYVDFNKGDVSDPASLGG